The following DNA comes from Chitinophaga nivalis.
TCAGCAAAGGAATGCCCGATCAATAACTCCCAAAAACAAACACATGAAATATCTGCTGTTTTTCGTAGGGGCTTGTCTGTTAGCCTCACAGGCGCTGGCCCAGGATATTTATTCGTGCCGGAAAGTACACCTGTCTTTCTTTTCGGAAGCGCCGCTGGAAAATATAGAAGCCAAAACAGATCAGGGTGTATCTGCTATCAACATAAAAACAAAAGTGGTCTATTTTAAAGTGCCGGTTACCTCTTTCCGCTTTAAGAAAAAGCTGATGGAAGAACACTTTAATGATAACTACCTGGAAAGTGAAAAATATCCGTTCGCAGAATTTAAAGGAAACATTCAGGATGCTGCAGACTTCCGTA
Coding sequences within:
- a CDS encoding YceI family protein, with protein sequence MKYLLFFVGACLLASQALAQDIYSCRKVHLSFFSEAPLENIEAKTDQGVSAINIKTKVVYFKVPVTSFRFKKKLMEEHFNDNYLESEKYPFAEFKGNIQDAADFRNDGTYPVTVTGTLNIHGVDKNYTEKGTLVVKGNTLNVNATFNVRVADHRIKIPSLVVKNVAEVVAITVQAAYEIVNK